In Legionella beliardensis, the following are encoded in one genomic region:
- a CDS encoding linear amide C-N hydrolase, translating to MKQLKHYLTLLFSGLILTQAVEACTNIQIKAQDNSLIVGRTLEFGPDLKSRIMSSPPTKLFKTTREDGSPTMSWTAKYGYLFADFFATGQALDGMNDQGLSFGYLYLPGYTTYPTVNAEHNNRAIPYTFLGDWILGNFSSVDEVKKALPTIYIFATPITVSGNAAVLPAHAIVTEKTGKSLVIEFINGQVKTYNNRLGILTNAPTFGWHITNLQNYANLSPYAPTAFKHDGIVYSGTGQGSGLVGLPGDPTPPSRFIKMAMLQQTAMPVPDALSALILSEHILNNVDVPFGLIRGTKGTPNTEDNLDKTQWTVFKDLTHGIFYFKSYTNPTLQKIDMKKIDWSPQAKQLILPIAGPAIIPDALAPK from the coding sequence ATGAAGCAATTGAAACACTATCTAACTCTTTTATTCTCTGGCTTAATACTTACTCAAGCTGTAGAAGCTTGCACAAATATTCAAATTAAGGCGCAAGATAATTCACTTATTGTTGGTCGCACCTTAGAATTTGGCCCTGATCTAAAATCGCGTATTATGAGTTCACCACCGACTAAACTCTTTAAAACAACACGTGAAGATGGCAGTCCAACCATGAGCTGGACAGCTAAATATGGTTATTTATTTGCTGATTTCTTTGCAACCGGTCAAGCATTAGATGGGATGAATGACCAAGGGTTATCCTTTGGTTATTTATATCTCCCTGGGTATACTACGTACCCAACAGTTAACGCAGAGCATAACAATAGAGCAATTCCCTATACATTTCTTGGTGATTGGATTTTAGGTAATTTTAGCTCAGTTGACGAGGTAAAAAAGGCACTACCAACCATTTATATTTTTGCAACCCCTATTACCGTCTCGGGTAATGCTGCGGTTTTACCTGCGCATGCAATTGTCACTGAGAAAACAGGTAAAAGCTTAGTAATTGAGTTTATTAATGGCCAAGTCAAAACCTATAATAATCGTTTAGGTATATTAACTAATGCACCAACATTTGGCTGGCATATCACTAACCTGCAAAATTATGCTAACCTTTCACCCTATGCACCTACAGCTTTTAAACATGATGGGATTGTTTACTCAGGTACTGGGCAAGGCTCAGGCTTAGTGGGATTACCAGGCGATCCAACTCCACCATCACGCTTTATTAAAATGGCGATGTTACAGCAAACTGCCATGCCTGTGCCGGATGCCTTAAGTGCGCTTATTTTAAGTGAACATATACTTAATAATGTCGACGTTCCTTTTGGTTTAATCAGAGGTACTAAGGGAACACCTAACACCGAAGATAATCTTGATAAAACGCAGTGGACAGTCTTTAAAGACTTAACTCATGGGATTTTTTATTTTAAATCTTATACGAACCCAACATTACAAAAAATTGATATGAAGAAAATAGATTGGTCGCCACAAGCTAAACAGCTCATTCTTCCCATAGCAGGGCCTGCTATTATTCCAGATGCACTAGCCCCAAAATAG
- a CDS encoding alpha-1,4-glucan--maltose-1-phosphate maltosyltransferase — MLKIKTNQTIDIKQNNLDVLGLKRIWISHVYPEIDGGQFPAKRIIKDTVIIEADIFCDGIDEINAVLLYKHEADNDWQQTYFSPANNDRMQAIFKAAKLGYYTYTIKAWVDEFGTWKKRFLKKVKLKDDIKVEKLIGAELLKRSCHENTSPIVDLTLEKLATLNQPAQLEKLLNNKKLISWIQSQLKPTFVTVYPKELTIIVEREKARFSTWYELFPRSVTTDPTKHGTFKNVINHLPIVKKMGFDVIYMPPIHPIGETNRKGKNNSLVATENDPGSPWGIGSSKGGHKSVHPELGTLEDFRQVVKKAKELDMEIALDFALQCSPDHPYLKKNSNWFKHRPDGTLQYAENPPKKYQDIYPIDFASSDWPAMWDEFKSIILFWIKQGVKIFRVDNPHTKPFIFWQWLIKEVKALHPDVLMLSEAFTRPKIMYHLAKCGFSQSYTYFAWRNTKEELTQYLNELNSPPVVDFFRPHFWPNTPDILTELLQKGGRPAFIIRFMLAATLSSNYGIYGPAYENCINEPLHKGSEEYANSEKYAIYHWQKTKDNISDIITQVNAIRHQHEALQNTDSLQFYWTDNPQLICFSKHNASQSNIILVIVNLDYQYKQSGFIDIKFEKFRIEHEPFEIHDLLTDDVYTWRNGRCYVELNPTKDQYAHIFQVRMQ; from the coding sequence ATGTTAAAAATAAAAACGAATCAAACAATCGATATTAAGCAAAATAATTTGGATGTTTTAGGATTAAAAAGAATCTGGATTTCACATGTTTATCCAGAAATAGATGGTGGGCAATTTCCTGCTAAACGCATCATTAAAGATACAGTTATTATTGAGGCTGACATTTTTTGTGATGGTATCGATGAAATTAATGCGGTATTACTTTATAAACATGAAGCCGATAACGATTGGCAGCAAACTTACTTTTCACCGGCAAATAATGATCGTATGCAAGCGATTTTTAAGGCAGCCAAACTTGGTTATTATACTTATACTATCAAGGCTTGGGTTGATGAATTTGGCACGTGGAAGAAACGATTTTTAAAAAAAGTAAAGTTAAAAGATGATATTAAAGTCGAAAAATTAATTGGGGCAGAATTACTTAAACGTTCATGTCATGAAAATACGTCACCTATTGTTGATTTAACTTTAGAAAAATTAGCCACATTAAATCAGCCAGCACAGTTAGAAAAATTACTGAATAATAAAAAATTAATAAGTTGGATTCAGAGCCAGTTAAAACCCACTTTTGTGACAGTTTATCCTAAAGAATTAACGATAATAGTTGAGCGCGAAAAAGCACGTTTTAGCACTTGGTATGAATTATTTCCACGCTCTGTTACCACAGATCCCACAAAGCATGGCACCTTTAAAAATGTAATTAATCACTTACCAATAGTAAAAAAAATGGGGTTTGATGTCATCTATATGCCCCCTATTCATCCCATTGGTGAAACCAATAGAAAAGGAAAAAATAATAGTTTAGTTGCCACAGAAAATGATCCAGGTAGTCCCTGGGGAATAGGTTCTTCTAAGGGCGGACATAAAAGTGTTCATCCTGAGTTAGGCACCTTAGAAGATTTTCGCCAAGTTGTAAAAAAGGCAAAAGAATTAGACATGGAAATTGCGCTTGATTTTGCTTTGCAATGCAGCCCAGATCACCCTTATTTGAAAAAAAACTCAAACTGGTTTAAGCATCGGCCAGATGGCACATTACAGTATGCAGAAAATCCACCTAAAAAATATCAAGATATTTATCCAATAGATTTTGCCTCATCTGACTGGCCGGCTATGTGGGATGAATTTAAATCAATTATATTATTTTGGATAAAGCAAGGCGTTAAAATCTTTCGGGTTGATAATCCGCATACCAAACCATTTATTTTCTGGCAATGGTTGATTAAGGAAGTTAAAGCGCTGCACCCAGATGTGCTCATGCTGTCTGAGGCATTTACGCGTCCTAAAATTATGTATCATTTAGCCAAATGTGGTTTTTCACAGTCGTATACTTATTTTGCTTGGCGAAATACGAAAGAGGAGCTAACGCAATACTTAAATGAGTTAAATTCGCCACCGGTTGTTGATTTTTTTCGCCCACATTTTTGGCCTAATACACCTGATATTTTAACTGAGCTTTTACAAAAAGGAGGAAGACCTGCGTTTATTATTCGTTTTATGTTAGCTGCAACGTTAAGCAGTAATTATGGCATCTATGGGCCTGCTTACGAAAATTGCATTAATGAACCTTTGCATAAGGGGTCGGAGGAATACGCAAACTCGGAGAAATATGCCATTTATCACTGGCAAAAAACAAAAGATAATATCAGCGATATTATCACTCAAGTAAATGCAATTCGTCATCAACATGAAGCACTACAAAATACTGATTCACTGCAGTTTTATTGGACCGATAACCCACAGCTAATTTGCTTTAGTAAACACAATGCGAGCCAAAGCAATATTATTCTAGTTATTGTTAACTTAGATTATCAATATAAACAATCAGGTTTTATTGACATTAAGTTCGAAAAATTTAGGATAGAACACGAGCCTTTTGAGATACATGATTTATTAACAGATGATGTGTATACCTGGCGTAATGGAAGGTGTTATGTCGAACTTAATCCAACTAAAGACCAATATGCGCATATTTTCCAGGTAAGGATGCAATAA
- a CDS encoding dienelactone hydrolase family protein produces the protein MHTSNYLYHDGEQELYGFLAYNDRNEQPRPAVLVAHDWSGRNEFSCQKAQMLAKMGYIGFALDMYGHARIGETQDEKMALMQPLAADRGMLRARIRAAFDALIAMPEVDSTKVAAIGFCFGGLCVLDLARSGAELNGVVSFHGLLNKPNDLENQTIHAKILALHGYDDPMVKPEQVNQFCQEMTAANVDWQIHVYGHTQHSFTNPNANDAKLGTVYNPVAERRALQAMTNFLKEVFA, from the coding sequence ATGCACACTTCAAATTATCTTTATCACGATGGTGAGCAGGAATTATATGGTTTCCTTGCTTATAATGATCGTAATGAGCAACCAAGGCCTGCGGTATTAGTCGCTCATGATTGGAGTGGGCGTAATGAATTTAGCTGCCAAAAAGCACAAATGTTGGCCAAAATGGGATATATTGGATTTGCATTAGACATGTATGGCCATGCTCGCATTGGTGAAACTCAAGATGAAAAAATGGCACTTATGCAACCTTTGGCTGCAGATAGAGGCATGTTACGAGCCCGTATTCGTGCGGCATTTGACGCGTTAATTGCTATGCCTGAAGTCGATAGTACTAAGGTAGCAGCCATAGGCTTTTGTTTTGGCGGTTTATGCGTATTGGATTTAGCTCGCAGTGGTGCTGAGCTTAATGGTGTGGTTAGCTTTCATGGTTTATTAAATAAACCAAATGATTTAGAAAATCAAACCATCCATGCCAAAATTCTAGCTTTACATGGCTATGATGATCCTATGGTAAAACCAGAGCAAGTGAATCAATTTTGTCAAGAAATGACTGCCGCCAACGTCGATTGGCAAATTCATGTGTATGGCCATACGCAACACTCATTTACCAACCCTAATGCCAATGATGCCAAACTTGGCACGGTTTATAATCCTGTAGCAGAGCGTCGCGCCCTACAAGCAATGACAAATTTTTTAAAAGAAGTTTTTGCTTAA
- the treS gene encoding maltose alpha-D-glucosyltransferase, translated as MTEVKQAEWYKDAIIYQIHVRSFYDSNDDGIGDFKGLIQKLDYIEFLGVNTIWLLPFYPSPLKDEGYDIADYMSINPIYGTLRDFKKFLKEAHARNIRVITELVINHTSSQHEWFIKSRSAKPGSYWRNFYVWSDTAEEYADARIIFRDFEPSNWTWDHVANAYYWHRFYSHQPDLNYDNPAVQKEIFKIVDFWLGLGVDGLRLDAIPYLFQREGTNCENLPETHQFLKKLSRHITSKFENRFLLAEANQWPEDAVNYFGKGDECQMAFHFPLMPRMYMAVQMEDRFPIIDIIEQTPSIPDNCQWAIFLRNHDELTLEMVTDEERDYMYRMYGQDQQMRINLGIRRRLAPLMGGDRRKIELLNALLFSMPGTPVMYYGDEIGMGDNIYLGDRNGVRTPMQWSNDNNAGFSNATPQKLYLPVIIDPEYNYQAVNVTLQQQNSQSLLWWMKRLIEVRNSYTAFSQGRIEFLYPDNNKIIAFYRMHQEQLILVLINLSRFTQSFKLDLSNYVNHSITEVFGRTSFPIITEAPYFFVLCPYGFLWLEINKPDIQHSTATAHRHETLTIKDKWCELLASPEKKKLEKILAHYIVDCRWFRSKNYAISKIVIADSILIKNSATPVYLLLIAVEFNDKETEQYFMFVTAETEEENLYASDQPAKIICSLISKNKKQSYLIDAMYTSSAWQDVFHIFSAHKILSGTHGKLEVNVNSLYKKIVNHHDETVEIKALAVEQSNTSILYGKSALLKIYRRCEFEENPEVEISEFLTDNSEFKSPRIACNLKYHYKNKSMTVGIVQEYIPNAGNAWEHTVNAISNLIEQMDLSVPAKGSSALNYPWQKLIHTLPKDITESLGLYAHSVIILAERTAQMHIALAEETTNKFFAAEHFTLFDQRSLYQSLRNAFIKTSALFKSMAVKLDDQLQEKINKHLADKDGLLDHVKPILNQKIGGKKIRCHGDYHLGQILYTGNDFIIIDYEGEPNRPLSERKIKRPPLKDIAGILRSFHYALYTVLNNKTVFTTAHHFDAEEWYCWICHLFINTYLEYPGIKNLMPKDNNCFSLLLKALMFEKVLHEIEYEINNRPDWLHVPCKGLIQLLE; from the coding sequence ATGACTGAAGTAAAACAAGCAGAATGGTATAAAGACGCCATCATTTATCAAATACATGTACGTAGTTTTTATGATAGTAATGATGATGGAATAGGTGATTTTAAAGGACTGATTCAAAAATTAGATTATATCGAATTTCTTGGCGTAAACACCATTTGGTTATTGCCTTTTTATCCTTCCCCTTTAAAAGATGAAGGCTATGATATCGCTGATTACATGAGTATTAATCCTATTTACGGCACCCTTAGAGACTTTAAGAAATTTTTAAAAGAAGCGCATGCTAGAAATATTCGCGTCATTACTGAATTAGTAATAAATCATACTTCAAGTCAACATGAATGGTTTATCAAATCACGCTCAGCTAAACCTGGGTCATATTGGCGTAACTTTTATGTTTGGAGCGATACAGCAGAAGAATATGCTGATGCGCGTATTATTTTTAGAGATTTTGAACCATCAAATTGGACATGGGATCATGTTGCTAATGCATATTATTGGCATCGATTTTACTCTCATCAGCCGGATTTAAATTATGATAATCCTGCGGTACAAAAAGAAATTTTTAAAATTGTCGATTTTTGGTTAGGGCTTGGTGTAGATGGATTGCGCTTAGATGCAATTCCGTATTTATTTCAACGCGAAGGAACAAATTGCGAAAATCTACCTGAAACCCATCAATTTTTAAAGAAACTAAGTCGCCACATTACATCAAAATTTGAAAATCGCTTTTTATTAGCCGAAGCCAATCAATGGCCAGAAGATGCGGTTAATTATTTTGGTAAAGGGGATGAATGTCAGATGGCTTTTCATTTTCCACTCATGCCTAGAATGTACATGGCTGTACAAATGGAAGATCGATTCCCAATTATTGATATCATTGAACAAACACCATCTATTCCTGACAATTGCCAATGGGCCATTTTTTTACGTAATCATGATGAATTGACTTTAGAAATGGTCACCGATGAAGAACGTGATTATATGTATCGTATGTATGGTCAAGATCAGCAAATGCGTATTAATTTGGGTATTCGCCGACGCTTAGCACCATTAATGGGAGGTGATAGAAGAAAAATAGAATTGCTAAATGCGTTATTATTTTCTATGCCAGGAACACCAGTGATGTACTACGGTGACGAAATAGGTATGGGTGATAATATTTATCTTGGTGATCGCAATGGTGTAAGAACACCTATGCAATGGTCTAATGATAACAATGCGGGGTTTTCTAATGCCACGCCGCAAAAATTATACTTACCCGTTATTATTGATCCTGAATACAATTACCAAGCTGTTAATGTCACGCTACAGCAACAAAATTCCCAATCGTTATTGTGGTGGATGAAACGGCTGATTGAAGTGCGCAATTCATATACTGCCTTTAGCCAAGGCCGTATCGAATTTTTATACCCTGATAATAATAAAATTATTGCCTTTTATCGCATGCATCAGGAGCAGCTGATCTTAGTTTTGATTAATTTATCGCGTTTTACTCAGAGCTTTAAATTAGATTTATCAAACTATGTGAACCATTCGATTACTGAAGTGTTTGGTAGAACGTCTTTTCCTATTATTACCGAAGCACCTTATTTCTTTGTGCTTTGCCCTTATGGTTTTTTATGGTTAGAGATCAATAAACCGGATATACAGCATAGTACAGCAACGGCACATAGGCATGAAACGCTGACCATAAAAGATAAATGGTGTGAACTGCTTGCCTCACCTGAGAAGAAAAAATTAGAAAAAATACTGGCGCATTACATTGTAGATTGTCGCTGGTTTCGCTCTAAGAATTATGCTATTTCCAAGATTGTTATTGCAGATTCTATTTTAATTAAAAATTCAGCAACGCCCGTTTATTTACTTTTAATCGCTGTGGAATTTAATGACAAGGAAACTGAGCAATACTTTATGTTTGTTACAGCTGAGACAGAAGAAGAAAATCTCTATGCGTCTGACCAGCCGGCTAAAATTATTTGCTCGCTTATTAGTAAAAATAAAAAACAATCCTATCTGATTGATGCCATGTATACTTCAAGTGCCTGGCAAGATGTTTTCCATATTTTTAGTGCGCATAAAATTTTATCTGGAACCCATGGTAAGCTTGAAGTTAATGTAAATAGTCTTTATAAAAAAATAGTTAACCATCATGATGAAACGGTAGAAATTAAAGCATTAGCAGTTGAGCAATCTAATACGTCTATTCTCTATGGTAAATCAGCTTTATTAAAAATCTATCGTCGCTGTGAATTTGAAGAAAACCCCGAAGTAGAGATAAGTGAATTCTTAACCGATAACAGTGAGTTTAAGTCACCAAGAATTGCTTGTAATTTAAAGTATCATTATAAAAACAAGAGTATGACAGTTGGTATTGTCCAAGAGTACATTCCTAACGCCGGTAATGCTTGGGAGCATACCGTTAATGCCATCTCTAATTTAATTGAGCAGATGGATCTCTCAGTGCCAGCTAAAGGCTCAAGCGCTTTAAATTACCCTTGGCAAAAACTTATTCACACCTTACCTAAAGACATTACTGAGTCATTAGGATTATACGCTCATTCAGTGATTATTCTGGCAGAACGTACGGCGCAAATGCACATTGCCTTAGCAGAGGAAACAACGAATAAATTTTTTGCTGCGGAACATTTCACCTTATTTGATCAACGTAGTTTATATCAATCGTTAAGGAATGCCTTTATTAAAACATCGGCTTTATTTAAATCTATGGCGGTTAAACTCGATGATCAACTACAAGAAAAAATCAATAAGCACCTAGCTGATAAAGATGGCTTATTGGATCATGTTAAGCCTATTTTGAATCAAAAAATAGGAGGTAAAAAAATCCGCTGTCATGGCGATTATCATTTAGGACAAATTTTATATACAGGTAATGATTTCATTATTATCGATTATGAGGGTGAGCCAAATCGGCCTTTATCAGAAAGGAAAATAAAGCGCCCACCTTTAAAAGATATAGCAGGAATTTTACGTTCATTTCACTATGCACTTTATACGGTGTTAAACAATAAAACAGTGTTCACTACAGCCCATCATTTTGACGCAGAAGAATGGTATTGCTGGATCTGTCATTTATTTATTAATACGTACTTAGAATACCCAGGAATAAAGAACTTAATGCCTAAGGACAACAATTGTTTTTCTCTACTGCTTAAAGCATTAATGTTTGAAAAAGTGTTACATGAAATTGAATATGAAATAAATAATCGACCTGATTGGCTGCATGTTCCATGCAAGGGATTAATTCAACTTCTGGAGTAA
- a CDS encoding MFS transporter, translated as MEKIFRLKYAGLALMAFAVNFCFTFQLSNLTVLLKFVGATDALIPLIWLIPPLTGMLIQPIVGYLSDNSSTIYGKRKPYIIGWGVCAALSFLLLPLSSSIIYVVWFTFLIDCSINGSAEGLRALTADFFQESVTRTRAFSVFAFFSGLGGVCGAYLPNAVEKLLINNNINLSNSYGIPANLVGSYLFTGIMLLATLVYFFKKTKEKPASDKPMTKSLLIFLIKELLAKCKSLKKEISDTNPIFLRVLTINSIAWIGIFTFWLYFSLCLAQQVYHLPKNVLIHNSEHYKTIMHQVSLDVSFYFSLYQYVSLVFTLIVYNLSKYIKSEKLHGIALLLGGLGISLICFKTTPLSLLFSCICIGIFWGSLVVLPYVIVLKYLPSNRNGTYLGIFNISITLPQILGGFILPFIYNFIFKNHANYALFMAGILILISSFLWFFLFHWVNNTYKTNLAKV; from the coding sequence ATGGAAAAAATTTTTAGGTTGAAATATGCGGGCTTAGCGTTAATGGCATTTGCTGTTAATTTTTGTTTCACTTTTCAACTTTCTAATTTAACCGTACTATTAAAATTTGTGGGCGCAACGGATGCGTTAATCCCTCTTATCTGGCTAATCCCGCCACTAACAGGCATGCTTATTCAACCTATTGTGGGCTATTTAAGTGATAATAGTTCTACTATTTACGGTAAAAGAAAACCTTATATTATTGGCTGGGGAGTCTGTGCAGCCCTCTCCTTTTTACTGTTGCCGCTTTCAAGTTCAATTATTTATGTGGTTTGGTTTACTTTTTTAATTGATTGCAGTATTAACGGTAGCGCTGAAGGGCTACGCGCGTTAACAGCTGATTTCTTCCAAGAAAGTGTTACACGTACACGTGCCTTCTCCGTATTTGCTTTTTTCTCAGGATTAGGTGGTGTTTGTGGCGCTTACTTACCTAATGCTGTTGAGAAGCTATTAATTAATAACAATATTAACTTATCTAATTCATACGGTATACCCGCTAATTTAGTCGGTAGTTATCTGTTTACAGGCATTATGCTACTAGCAACTTTAGTTTATTTTTTTAAAAAAACTAAAGAAAAGCCTGCCTCAGACAAGCCAATGACCAAAAGTTTATTAATTTTTCTCATCAAAGAACTTTTAGCTAAATGTAAATCGCTTAAAAAAGAAATAAGCGATACAAATCCTATATTTTTACGTGTTTTAACGATTAATAGTATTGCTTGGATAGGTATATTTACATTTTGGCTTTATTTTAGTTTGTGCTTAGCACAGCAAGTTTATCATTTACCTAAAAATGTTTTAATTCATAACTCTGAACATTATAAAACGATAATGCATCAAGTCAGTTTAGATGTTTCTTTCTATTTTTCTCTTTATCAATATGTAAGCCTTGTTTTTACTTTAATTGTTTATAACTTATCAAAGTACATTAAAAGTGAAAAATTACATGGTATTGCTTTGTTATTAGGTGGGCTAGGCATTTCATTAATATGTTTTAAAACAACGCCATTGAGCTTATTATTTAGTTGTATTTGTATTGGTATTTTTTGGGGTAGCTTAGTTGTTTTGCCTTACGTTATTGTGCTTAAATATTTGCCCTCTAACAGGAATGGAACTTATCTAGGTATTTTCAATATAAGTATTACGTTACCGCAAATTTTAGGCGGATTTATCTTACCCTTTATTTATAACTTCATTTTTAAAAATCATGCAAATTATGCCTTATTTATGGCAGGCATTTTAATTTTAATCAGTAGCTTTTTATGGTTTTTCTTATTTCATTGGGTTAATAATACTTATAAAACTAATTTGGCAAAGGTATAA